The region ATACAAAAAATCCTTTAAATCTTGAAAATGAGATTTAAAGGATTTTGCTTCAGGTTATTTAATTTAAGTCAAATTCAAGTGTGCTGCCAAAGCCAATAAAGTGTAAGGGCTCGTTGCTATCTGCTTTATGTAAGAAAGTTGTTGTTGCTAAGCTGATTTGTCATCCATACTGCTCTGCTTGAATGTCAGGGACTTGCTCTGTATAATGTCAATAAACATTCTACAGAAAGAGAAAGTCCCAGAAGACCCTCCCGCTAAGTTGTGTCCTCTGAGACTCATGATAAAACCATGATTATTGTATCAGAGTACACGGAATCTGACAAGGGGGATGGCGTAATTACTATCCATTGTAACGAAAATTGTATATGCCCCATATGCCGGTCCCCTGTCAGCCACCGTGACTGGAAACCGCGAATCATAAAGCTGGATGGCGGACAGGTGGTGTGGCTGATGATTGAGCGGAGACGGTGTGACAATGAGAGCTGCCGGAGGATACCATGAACGAGGATTATCCTTGTGATGAAACCATACGGCGGCGGCACCACTGGCTTATGGCAAACTTCTCCCGGACAGAAGGTTACTGTCGGCAGGCTATGAGCCTCTTAAGGAATCCCGGACTGGCCGGCGCGGCCATTTTGGAAACAATTAGGAAATCCTGTGACAGGTGGCTTCCCGCTGTCCTGCGCATGGTCTATAACTCAGGCGGTTTCCTGGTATCCGTCTGAGTACATCTTATATGCACCCACTTTGTTTTGGCTGTCAGCGCTTTCTGCGGTATGCTGTCCAAAAAGGAGGTGCATACCATGCAGACAATCAAAAAAGATTTAAACGGGAGGGATAACGAGGCGCTCTCACGCTGTCTGCTCCGCTCAATCCTGCCACATCATCTGATGTAATATTTCTTACATTATAAACAGTTACTCATTATCGGTCAAGCTGTTTGCGGTTTTTAGTCGGGATACATTTATCTTCCCTTTTTTCGCACTCGGTTTTCCAAGAAATATTTTTCGTCAAGCGTCATAGGCAGACTGTTTTCTTTCCTGTATGTAAGTACGCCGCCGTAAAGTCTCCGTATCTTTATTCAGCGCAGTTTCCCGAATACCCCTGATATTCCGGTCAGACTGTCCGATACTCTCCGCGTACTCTGTTGTGGAATAGTCATGCACAAACAGGTAATAGAGCATATTTTTGAGATGCGGCTTTAGTTCCTTCAATATTTCCGACAGATCCGCATCCGTGACAAGCTCATGTATTGTTTCGGGGTGGTCAAATATGATATCGAGGAAATCACCTGCAAGCATGAGCCTTTTT is a window of Enterocloster clostridioformis DNA encoding:
- a CDS encoding DUF6431 domain-containing protein, translating into MIIVSEYTESDKGDGVITIHCNENCICPICRSPVSHRDWKPRIIKLDGGQVVWLMIERRRCDNESCRRIP
- a CDS encoding sigma-70 family RNA polymerase sigma factor, with translation MPKYAELPAFREQDFITEADGDMLHREARALAIRRIEESARTEEDFKEVIRWWDRLDANRERKERDHETGRSTVPLEWGADEFYVSGKPSYDMVLKRLMLAGDFLDIIFDHPETIHELVTDADLSEILKELKPHLKNMLYYLFVHDYSTTEYAESIGQSDRNIRGIRETALNKDTETLRRRTYIQERKQSAYDA